GGCCGGCCCGTTCCGTGGTGCCCCGGAAGGTGAAGGTGTAGCCCGCCAGTTCGGTGTAATCGCCCACGTTCATGCGCACGTCTCGCTCCTGCTGGTAGTTCGCCACCACGGTGATACCCGCCACACCCAAGGCCAGGCCCAGGTGGGCCAGTTGCATGCCCCAGAAGGCCCGCGGCAGGCTGCCGAGCTTGCCCATCATGCTGCCCTGGGCGTGCTTGAGGCGATCCATGAAGCCCACCATCACGGTGAGGGCGACCCAGATGGAGAGGACGAACCCCAGCACGGCCCAGGGGTTGAAGCCGTCCAGGGTGAAGGGCAGCAGGAAGCCGGTGGCCACGGAGACGGCCAGGGCCCATTTCAGGCGGCTGATCATGTCGGGCAGGCTGGCTTCCTTCCAGCGGGCCAGGGGTCCCACGCCCACCAGGAACAGCACTGGCGCCATCACCGGCACGAACACGGCGTTGAAGTAGGGCGGGCCGACGGAGATCTTGCCCATGCCCATGGCGTCCATGAACAGGGGGTAGAGGGTGCCCAGCAGCACGGAACCCAGGGCGGCCAGGAGGACCACGTTGTTGGCCAGCAGCAGGGCTTCACGCGAGAACCAGGTGAAGGCGCCGCCGGTGATCATCTTGGGGGCGCGCCAGGCATAGAGGATCAGGGAGCCGCCGATGACCACCGCCAGGAAGCCGAGGATGAAGCTGCCCCGGGCCGGGTCCGTGGCGAAGGCATGCACCGAGGACAGCACGCCGGAACGCACCAGGAAGGTACCCAGCAGGGACAGGGAGAAGGCGGTGAGGGCCAGGAGCACGGTCCAGGCCTTGAAGGCGCCGCGCTTTTCCGTCACCGCCAGGGAGTGGATCAGGGCGGTGCCGGCCAGCCAGGGCATGAAGGAGGCGTTTTCCGTGGGGTCCCAGAACCACCAGCCGCCCCAGCCCAGCTCGCGATAGGCCCACCAGCTGCCCAGCACGATGCCCAGGGTGAGGAAGGCCCAGGCCACCGTGGTCCAGGGCCGGGACCAGCGCGCCCAGGCCGCGTCCAGCTTGCCGGACATCAGGGCGGCGATGGCGAAGGCGAAGGCCACGGCGAAGCCCACGTAGCCCATGTACAGCATGGGCGGGTGGATGATCATGCCCCAGTCCTGCAGCAGGGGGTTCATGTCCCGGCCGTCCACGGGGGCGGGCACCAGGCGCTCGAAGGGGTTGGAGGTGGTGAGCAGGAAGGCCAGGAAGCCCACGGACACCAGGCCCATGATGCCGATGACCCGGGCCACCATATCATCCGGCAGGTGGCGGGAGAACACGGACACGGCGGTGGTCCAGAAACCAAGGATCATCACCCACATGAGCATGGAACCCTCGTGGGAGCCCCAAGTGGCGGTGAGGCGGTAGATCTCGGGCAACTGGGAGAAGGAGTTGCGTGCCACGTTCTCCACGGTGAAGTCGTTCGCCAGGAAGGACCAGGCCAGACAGGCAAAGGCGATGATGACGAAGACGAACTGGCCCTGGGCCGCCGGCCGGGCCACGGCCATGAGGGTGAGGTTGCCCCGCTGGGCCCCCACCAGGGGCAGTATGGCCTGGGTCAGCGCCAGCAGCAGGGCAACGATGAGGGCGAAATGGCCTAATTCGGGGATCATGCGGGTCTCCTGTGTGGTCGGGGCGCGGCCATCGGCTGCGCGTCCCTGCCATCTTTACTGTTGTAGGGTTTGTTGGGCCTTCGCTGCCTGTTCCAGGGCGTGGGCGGCCTCGGGCGGCATGTAGTTCTCGTCATGCTTCGCCAGCACCTGGGTGGCGGTGAACAGGCCGTCGGCGCCCAGCTTGCCCTCCGCCACCACGCCCTTGCCCTCCTTGAACAGGTCGGGAAGGATGCCCTTGTAGGTCACGGGGATGGCCTTGGCGGTGTCGGTCACCACGAAGCTCACGGTGAGGCCGTCGGCTTGCCGTTTCACGCTGCCGTCCTCCACCAGGCCGCCGATGCGGAAGGCCCGGTCCGTGGGGGCCTTGCCTTGCGCCACTTCCGTGGGGGAGAAGAAGAACACCAGGTTGCTCTGGAAAGCATTCAGGACCAGCGCGGCGGCAATGCCGATGCCCGCCAGCGCCAATACGATGACCACCAGTTTCTTGTGCCGCGATTTCATTGCTCTTCCCATTGCTGCATGCGCTTCAGGCGACGGCGAGTATCGCCGGCGGCGCGTTTCAATAACATGATCTCTATCAGGATGCAGGCCACGGTGACGCCATAGGAACCCCAGACGTAGAAGCCGTAGCCCCCCATCGCCCAGAACTCGGACCAGCTTGCCCACTCCATCTCAGTCCCCTTTTTCCAGGATCGCCTTCACCCACTCGGTGTGCCGCTCCCGCTCCAGGATGATGCGACGCACCCGAACCAGGGCCACGGCGATGGTGTAGAACCAGGCGGCGAAGGCCATGACCAGCATGCCCTGGAGCATGATGGCATCCATGCTGGTGCCGCTGGGCTTGATGGTGGCACCCTGGTGCAGGGTGTTCCACCACTTCACCGAGAAATAGATGATGGGCACGTTGATGGCGCCGATGAGGGTCAGCAGGGACCCGGCCCGGTCGCCCCGCTTGATGTCGTCGATGGCGGCCCACAGGGCGATGATGCCCACGTACAGGAACAGCAGGATCAGTTCCGAGGTGAGGCGGGCGTCCCACACCCACCAGGCGCCCCACATGGGCTTGCCCCACCAGGCACCGGTCCACAGGGCCACGAAGGTGAACATGGCACCGGTGGGGGCCAGGGCCCGGGCCATCATGAAGGACAGGCGCGTGTTGAAGGCCAGGCCGATGGCGCCCCAGAAGGCCATGACCAGATAGATGAACATGGACATCCAGGCTGCCGGCACGTGGATGAAGATGATGCGGTAGGCCTCGCTCTGCTGGAAGTCCGTTGGGGCCATGAAGAAGGACACATAGAACCCCCACACGGTGAGGAGGCCCGCGCCCCATCCGAACCAGGGAATCAGCTTGCCGGCGAGTTGATAGAAAGTGGCGGGGGAGGCGTAGGTATAGAGGTTCATTCCATGGACACACGTAAGGCAGCGGCGGCGATCCAGGGTGCAATCATAAGGGACAGCACCAGGAACGCGCCCAACAAAGACAAGTGAGCCTCGGCTCCAGTTCCCGCCATGACCCCATCCACCGCGCCTGCGCCGAAGATCAGGGCGGGCACGTACAGGGGCAGGATCAGCAGGGTCAGCAGC
This window of the Thiobacillus sp. genome carries:
- a CDS encoding heme lyase CcmF/NrfE family subunit, yielding MIPELGHFALIVALLLALTQAILPLVGAQRGNLTLMAVARPAAQGQFVFVIIAFACLAWSFLANDFTVENVARNSFSQLPEIYRLTATWGSHEGSMLMWVMILGFWTTAVSVFSRHLPDDMVARVIGIMGLVSVGFLAFLLTTSNPFERLVPAPVDGRDMNPLLQDWGMIIHPPMLYMGYVGFAVAFAFAIAALMSGKLDAAWARWSRPWTTVAWAFLTLGIVLGSWWAYRELGWGGWWFWDPTENASFMPWLAGTALIHSLAVTEKRGAFKAWTVLLALTAFSLSLLGTFLVRSGVLSSVHAFATDPARGSFILGFLAVVIGGSLILYAWRAPKMITGGAFTWFSREALLLANNVVLLAALGSVLLGTLYPLFMDAMGMGKISVGPPYFNAVFVPVMAPVLFLVGVGPLARWKEASLPDMISRLKWALAVSVATGFLLPFTLDGFNPWAVLGFVLSIWVALTVMVGFMDRLKHAQGSMMGKLGSLPRAFWGMQLAHLGLALGVAGITVVANYQQERDVRMNVGDYTELAGYTFTFRGTTERAGPNYRAARGTVEVSQDGRKIATLHPEKRIYNASGMPMTEASIHPNVFRDIYVALGEPLDDQSSAWAVRVFHKPFINWLWFGALFLVVGGFLAASDRRYRIALRRSTIPAGAAPQGV
- the ccmE gene encoding cytochrome c maturation protein CcmE; translated protein: MKSRHKKLVVIVLALAGIGIAAALVLNAFQSNLVFFFSPTEVAQGKAPTDRAFRIGGLVEDGSVKRQADGLTVSFVVTDTAKAIPVTYKGILPDLFKEGKGVVAEGKLGADGLFTATQVLAKHDENYMPPEAAHALEQAAKAQQTLQQ
- the ccmD gene encoding heme exporter protein CcmD — protein: MEWASWSEFWAMGGYGFYVWGSYGVTVACILIEIMLLKRAAGDTRRRLKRMQQWEEQ
- the ccsA gene encoding cytochrome c biogenesis protein CcsA, whose amino-acid sequence is MNLYTYASPATFYQLAGKLIPWFGWGAGLLTVWGFYVSFFMAPTDFQQSEAYRIIFIHVPAAWMSMFIYLVMAFWGAIGLAFNTRLSFMMARALAPTGAMFTFVALWTGAWWGKPMWGAWWVWDARLTSELILLFLYVGIIALWAAIDDIKRGDRAGSLLTLIGAINVPIIYFSVKWWNTLHQGATIKPSGTSMDAIMLQGMLVMAFAAWFYTIAVALVRVRRIILERERHTEWVKAILEKGD